A stretch of Gemmatimonadota bacterium DNA encodes these proteins:
- a CDS encoding ECF transporter S component codes for MAAVPVRRLTLAALSIALVTLATFVIRIPNPATQGYINLGDGLLFTLALVFGWRIGGLAGGVGSALADALGGYFIWAPWTLVIKGIEGILVGTIAFWGVRGGRDTEGGLDDQGGRGTSDAGGIRGGRHPGRIAAFAAVLVGGAWMVTGYYLAGSVLFGGIAALTEIPGNLVQGGVAVVVALPLSVLLRNALKRSDYGPLAPR; via the coding sequence ATGGCCGCTGTTCCGGTACGCAGGTTGACGCTGGCCGCGCTCTCGATCGCGCTCGTGACGCTGGCGACCTTTGTCATACGCATCCCCAATCCGGCCACGCAGGGATACATCAATCTCGGCGACGGGCTGCTGTTCACCCTCGCCCTCGTCTTCGGATGGCGCATCGGCGGTCTCGCGGGCGGGGTCGGTTCCGCCCTGGCCGACGCACTGGGCGGCTACTTCATCTGGGCGCCCTGGACGCTCGTCATCAAGGGGATCGAAGGGATCCTGGTCGGAACAATCGCGTTCTGGGGCGTGCGGGGCGGTCGGGACACCGAGGGCGGACTGGACGACCAGGGCGGACGGGGCACATCGGATGCTGGGGGCATCCGGGGCGGTCGCCATCCGGGCCGGATCGCGGCCTTCGCAGCCGTGCTGGTGGGCGGCGCCTGGATGGTTACCGGTTACTACCTGGCCGGATCGGTCCTGTTCGGCGGCATCGCCGCGCTGACGGAGATACCGGGCAACCTGGTTCAGGGCGGCGTGGCGGTCGTGGTGGCCCTGCCCCTGTCCGTCCTGTTGAGAAACGCCTTGAAACGGAGTGATTATGGACCTCTCGCACCTCGATGA
- a CDS encoding DUF420 domain-containing protein → MLEITDLPLVNACLNSTSAAFLVAGYINIRKRNIAAHRTCMLGAVAASVLFLTTYLIYHFNHGSTPFTGEGWTRYVYFTILISHTILATAIVPMVVLTLRHALKGRFERHAPLARWTLPIWLYVSVTGVLVYLMLYQWQG, encoded by the coding sequence ATGCTGGAGATCACAGACCTGCCCCTGGTGAACGCCTGTCTGAACTCGACCAGCGCGGCTTTCCTGGTCGCGGGCTACATCAACATCAGGAAACGGAACATCGCCGCGCACAGGACGTGCATGCTGGGCGCGGTCGCGGCGTCTGTTCTGTTCCTCACCACCTATCTGATTTACCACTTCAACCACGGAAGCACGCCCTTCACCGGCGAGGGATGGACACGTTACGTCTATTTCACCATCCTCATCAGCCACACGATCCTGGCCACGGCCATCGTGCCCATGGTCGTGCTGACGCTGCGCCACGCGCTGAAGGGGCGTTTCGAACGCCACGCGCCACTGGCACGGTGGACCCTGCCGATCTGGCTGTACGTGTCCGTCACCGGCGTGCTGGTGTACCTGATGCTGTACCAATGGCAAGGATAG
- the moaC gene encoding cyclic pyranopterin monophosphate synthase MoaC, whose protein sequence is MDLSHLDEKGRVRMVDVTEKPVTERRAVAYGEVRSATDTIRKISADEMGKGDVLTTAKIAGISAAKRTGDLIPMCHPIPLTHVEIDITLNEDAGRIGLLATAVASGRTGVEMEALTAVSVAALTLYDMCKAVDRTMEIASILLVEKEGGRSGKFRRPGWEGP, encoded by the coding sequence ATGGACCTCTCGCACCTCGATGAAAAAGGACGCGTCCGCATGGTGGACGTGACGGAAAAACCGGTGACGGAAAGGCGCGCTGTGGCCTACGGGGAAGTCCGATCCGCGACGGATACGATCCGGAAGATCTCCGCCGACGAGATGGGCAAGGGCGACGTGCTGACCACGGCGAAGATCGCGGGCATCTCGGCGGCCAAGCGGACGGGCGACCTCATCCCCATGTGCCATCCCATCCCGCTGACCCACGTGGAGATCGACATCACCCTGAACGAGGACGCGGGCAGGATCGGACTCCTGGCCACGGCCGTCGCGTCCGGCAGGACCGGCGTGGAAATGGAGGCCCTGACGGCCGTCTCCGTGGCCGCCCTGACCCTCTACGACATGTGCAAGGCCGTGGACCGGACCATGGAGATCGCCTCCATCCTGCTGGTGGAGAAGGAAGGCGGCAGGTCGGGCAAGTTCAGAAGGCCGGGGTGGGAGGGGCCGG